Proteins from a genomic interval of Providencia stuartii:
- a CDS encoding zinc/cadmium/mercury/lead-transporting ATPase, giving the protein MHSHNHKETHQHTSSCCSSSSTCTSTAVQNSQDVSKDSHTHEQSRVEKHPDDDEEDHQHQHCSSSSHQTHDHKKHDHLHTDHDHKEHDHSHASCCHSSAESQNDVAPAQAAGQRFNWIIRGMDCPSCAQKIENAVKQITEVKQAKVLFATEKLVVDADKDISASVRSTVEAAGYELLEVGNNNAATITPPPSLLSESKPVIILAILMAISWGIERFNPQIGIIAFTLTTLFGLYPIARKSLRLIRTGTPFAIETLMTVAAIGAIFIQATEEAAMVILLFMLGEMLESYSAGRARRGVSALMALVPEEAILVKDGKKTTVPVSQLRPGDIIEIAPGGRLPTDAELVSGFASFDESSLTGESVPVERNVGEKVAAGCLSVDRTVQMKVVSEQGQNAIDRILQLIEEAEERRAPIERFIDRFSRIYTPLIMLFSALVVVIPPMFFGAPWETWIYRGLTLLLIGCPCALVISTPAAITSALATATRRGALIKGGAALEQLGSVTTIALDKTGTLTEGKPHVTDLVPVDGVSENDLIQMTAAVEAGSHHPLAKAVLNKAEALSLTIVEADNRKALAGKGVEGYLNGRHILVSAPSRLDTPLEPFWQNKVESLEAQGKTVVVTVEDNRVIGLTALQDTLRRDAIDAMSMLKTLNVNAVMLTGDNPRAAAAIAGQLGMEYRAGLLPEDKVTAVMALNRNHSTMMVGDGINDAPAMKASSIGVAMGSGTDVALETADAALTHNRLTGLPEIIALSQATRKIIRENITIALGLKAVFLVTSLLGITGLWVAVLADSGATALVTANAVRLLKVKLPQLKK; this is encoded by the coding sequence ATGCACTCACATAACCATAAAGAAACACATCAACACACGAGTTCTTGCTGTTCAAGCAGCAGTACTTGCACTTCAACCGCAGTACAGAACAGCCAAGATGTAAGTAAAGACTCACATACACATGAACAGAGCCGTGTAGAGAAACACCCTGACGACGACGAAGAGGATCACCAGCACCAACATTGTAGCTCGTCCTCTCATCAGACACATGACCACAAAAAACATGATCACCTGCATACCGACCATGATCATAAAGAACATGATCACTCGCACGCTTCATGTTGTCATTCTTCTGCTGAATCGCAGAATGATGTCGCCCCCGCACAAGCCGCTGGACAACGTTTTAACTGGATAATCCGTGGAATGGACTGCCCAAGCTGTGCGCAAAAAATTGAAAATGCCGTAAAGCAAATCACTGAAGTTAAGCAAGCTAAAGTGCTGTTTGCCACCGAAAAGCTCGTCGTTGATGCGGATAAAGATATCAGTGCCTCTGTTCGTTCCACAGTAGAGGCCGCTGGCTATGAATTGCTGGAAGTGGGTAACAACAATGCGGCCACTATTACGCCACCACCCAGCTTACTGAGCGAATCCAAGCCTGTCATTATATTGGCGATTTTGATGGCTATCAGTTGGGGAATAGAACGGTTTAACCCTCAAATCGGTATCATTGCTTTTACCTTAACTACGCTATTTGGGCTCTATCCTATCGCACGTAAGTCATTACGTTTGATCCGCACAGGCACCCCTTTTGCCATTGAAACACTCATGACAGTTGCAGCTATCGGTGCCATCTTTATTCAAGCAACAGAAGAAGCAGCAATGGTTATCTTGTTGTTTATGTTGGGTGAAATGTTGGAATCATATTCCGCGGGTCGAGCACGACGCGGAGTGAGTGCCCTCATGGCGCTTGTTCCAGAAGAAGCGATACTCGTTAAAGATGGCAAAAAAACCACCGTTCCTGTCTCTCAATTGCGTCCTGGCGATATTATTGAGATTGCACCTGGTGGTCGGTTACCAACCGACGCTGAACTGGTCTCTGGTTTTGCTAGTTTCGATGAAAGTTCATTAACCGGAGAATCAGTTCCTGTCGAACGCAATGTGGGCGAAAAAGTTGCGGCAGGCTGCCTATCCGTCGACCGTACAGTGCAAATGAAAGTCGTTTCAGAACAGGGGCAAAATGCTATCGACCGCATTTTACAACTTATTGAAGAAGCTGAAGAGCGTCGAGCTCCCATTGAACGTTTTATTGACCGCTTCAGCCGTATTTATACACCGTTGATCATGCTGTTCTCTGCATTAGTGGTTGTTATTCCCCCGATGTTCTTTGGTGCACCTTGGGAAACTTGGATCTACCGTGGCTTAACCCTACTGCTTATTGGTTGTCCATGTGCCTTGGTTATCTCTACACCCGCAGCAATTACTTCCGCCTTAGCCACCGCAACTCGTCGTGGAGCGCTAATTAAAGGAGGAGCTGCTCTTGAACAGCTAGGTTCAGTAACCACTATCGCGCTGGATAAAACGGGCACTTTAACTGAAGGTAAACCTCATGTTACTGATTTAGTGCCTGTTGATGGCGTGTCTGAAAATGATTTGATACAAATGACTGCTGCTGTAGAAGCGGGTTCACACCATCCTCTTGCAAAAGCCGTACTCAATAAAGCTGAAGCTCTGTCCCTCACAATCGTTGAAGCCGATAATCGTAAAGCTTTAGCAGGAAAAGGAGTTGAAGGTTATCTGAATGGTAGACATATTTTAGTTAGTGCACCGAGTCGATTAGATACTCCGCTTGAGCCTTTTTGGCAAAACAAGGTGGAGTCACTGGAAGCCCAAGGTAAAACCGTTGTCGTTACAGTAGAAGATAATCGAGTCATTGGCTTAACCGCCTTACAAGATACACTGCGTCGTGATGCAATTGATGCGATGAGTATGTTGAAAACCTTGAACGTCAATGCAGTAATGTTGACCGGTGATAACCCTCGAGCCGCTGCGGCTATCGCTGGGCAACTCGGTATGGAATATCGTGCTGGCTTGCTTCCAGAAGATAAAGTAACTGCGGTTATGGCGCTAAATCGTAACCATAGCACCATGATGGTCGGTGATGGGATCAATGATGCCCCAGCCATGAAAGCGTCTAGTATTGGTGTTGCCATGGGAAGTGGAACCGATGTGGCTCTGGAAACCGCTGATGCGGCACTCACCCACAACCGTTTAACGGGTTTACCTGAAATCATTGCGTTATCACAGGCCACCCGTAAGATTATTCGCGAAAATATCACCATTGCTTTAGGGTTAAAGGCCGTATTCTTAGTCACAAGTTTACTCGGTATCACCGGATTATGGGTTGCAGTTCTTGCCGATTCAGGAGCAACAGCCTTAGTCACAGCTAATGCGGTGCGCTTACTGAAAGTAAAACTACCACAACTTAAAAAATAA
- a CDS encoding Rpn family recombination-promoting nuclease/putative transposase, which produces MIQKNPTTPHDAAFKGFLTQIDNARDFFDIHLPKHIRSLCDFNTLALTNSSFIDKKLRSRLSDVLYTVQTELGDGYLYLLIEHQSTPDKLMSWRLMHYAFLAMNQHLQQGHKSLPLVVPILFYHGNNSPYPYLKTWTHCFSWPELADELYFNPFPLVDITVIDDNELVNHRKIAVMELALKHKNLRDEYQQVTSLLAQALNKHYNSEQDISIIINYLFTTLDSSQYFEQIIQQLIEQIENHQGVTMNIAQRLKDKAKLEGEIAGMQKARHENALSLLKNGASFELVMKSLNFSHEELQLIIQENKDTRQS; this is translated from the coding sequence ATGATTCAAAAAAATCCTACAACGCCACATGATGCCGCCTTTAAAGGTTTTTTAACCCAAATAGATAATGCCCGCGATTTTTTCGATATTCATTTGCCTAAACATATTCGCTCGTTATGTGACTTTAATACGTTAGCACTAACTAACTCCTCTTTTATCGATAAAAAACTACGCTCTCGCTTATCTGATGTCCTTTATACCGTACAAACAGAACTGGGTGATGGTTATCTTTATCTCCTCATAGAGCATCAATCAACGCCTGATAAATTAATGAGTTGGCGGTTAATGCATTATGCATTTTTGGCAATGAATCAACACCTTCAGCAAGGTCATAAAAGTTTACCGCTCGTCGTACCCATTTTATTTTATCATGGGAATAACTCCCCCTATCCTTATTTGAAAACATGGACTCACTGTTTTTCTTGGCCCGAACTCGCTGATGAGCTGTACTTTAATCCATTTCCATTGGTGGATATCACTGTTATTGATGATAATGAATTAGTTAATCATCGAAAAATTGCCGTAATGGAACTCGCACTGAAGCATAAAAATCTACGTGACGAATATCAGCAAGTGACGAGCCTACTCGCTCAAGCACTAAATAAGCACTATAATAGTGAGCAAGATATCAGCATCATTATTAACTATCTGTTCACTACGTTAGATTCATCTCAGTATTTTGAACAAATAATTCAACAGCTAATTGAACAAATTGAAAATCATCAAGGTGTTACTATGAATATCGCTCAACGTTTAAAAGATAAAGCCAAGCTAGAAGGTGAGATTGCAGGTATGCAAAAAGCGAGACACGAAAATGCGCTTTCATTACTAAAAAATGGTGCCAGCTTCGAACTCGTCATGAAGAGCTTAAATTTTAGCCATGAAGAATTACAGCTTATAATTCAAGAGAATAAGGATACTCGCCAGTCATAA
- the tusA gene encoding sulfurtransferase TusA translates to MPDLFLNATKTLDTLGLRCPEPVMLVRKTVRGMNAGDTLLIIADDPATTRDIPGFCRFMEHELLAVETEQTPYRYLLRKKPEGL, encoded by the coding sequence ATGCCTGATTTATTTTTAAATGCGACTAAAACTCTTGATACACTAGGTTTGCGTTGTCCTGAGCCAGTGATGTTAGTTCGTAAAACGGTTCGTGGTATGAATGCCGGTGATACTTTACTCATCATTGCAGATGATCCTGCAACTACACGTGATATCCCGGGTTTCTGCCGTTTTATGGAGCATGAATTATTGGCTGTTGAAACTGAACAAACGCCATACCGCTATTTATTACGTAAAAAGCCGGAAGGTCTGTGA
- a CDS encoding 7-cyano-7-deazaguanine/7-aminomethyl-7-deazaguanine transporter — MFSFTAQQKASALIWLSLFHILIITSSNYLVQLPINIFGFHTTWGAFTFPFIFLATDLTVRIYGAPLARRIITAVMLPALLISYVISALFFQGEWQGFTTLTTFNLFVARIAAASFMAYVLGQIMDVSVFNKLRQNKRWYVAPACAMFFGNLIDTIAFFFIAFYRSSDPFMAANWVEIALVDYAFKLFICMLFFLPAYGVLLNFILKTFFAQTAEQKLANQH; from the coding sequence ATGTTTTCATTCACAGCACAGCAAAAAGCCAGTGCATTAATTTGGCTATCTTTGTTTCATATCTTAATTATTACTTCAAGTAATTACCTTGTGCAGTTACCGATTAATATATTCGGTTTTCATACCACATGGGGAGCTTTTACCTTTCCATTTATTTTTTTAGCAACCGACCTCACCGTGCGAATTTATGGTGCTCCCTTAGCTCGTCGGATCATTACTGCCGTAATGTTGCCTGCACTGCTCATTTCCTATGTCATTTCTGCGCTGTTTTTCCAAGGCGAATGGCAAGGGTTTACGACATTAACAACATTTAATTTATTTGTCGCCCGCATTGCCGCAGCGAGCTTTATGGCTTATGTTCTAGGCCAGATAATGGATGTCAGCGTATTCAATAAATTACGTCAAAATAAACGTTGGTACGTTGCACCAGCATGTGCGATGTTTTTTGGCAACTTAATCGATACTATTGCCTTCTTCTTTATTGCATTCTATCGCAGTAGCGACCCTTTTATGGCGGCGAATTGGGTAGAAATCGCTTTAGTAGATTATGCCTTTAAGCTTTTCATTTGCATGCTATTTTTCCTTCCCGCTTATGGCGTGTTACTTAACTTTATTTTGAAAACCTTTTTTGCTCAAACAGCCGAGCAAAAACTTGCGAATCAGCATTAG
- the dhaK gene encoding dihydroxyacetone kinase subunit DhaK, whose protein sequence is MKKLINRVEDIISEVNQGLTSAHPELILNVDPTYLVHKNAPIKGKVGLLSGGGSGHEPMHSGYIGLGMLDGACPGEMFTSPTPDQMMECAMAIDSGEGVLMIIKNYTGDVLNFETAAELLHDAGTKIATVLVDDDVAVKDSLYTAGRRGVANTVLMEKILGAAASKGYTLDQLVELGHRINNNGYSLGVALQACTVPAAGKPSFALPDNEMEFGVGIHGEPGIERRSFTNLNETIDQMFETLIENGHYERIIRQWDRENGSWQEHKHIKQPLQKGDRVIALVNNLGATPLSELYAAYHRLQTCCDSFGLTIERSLVGAYCTALDMQGISITLLKVDDEALMLWDEPVNTPALRWKC, encoded by the coding sequence ATGAAAAAACTGATTAACCGTGTTGAAGATATTATCAGTGAAGTCAATCAAGGATTGACCTCAGCCCATCCTGAATTAATTCTGAATGTTGACCCAACTTATCTTGTCCATAAAAATGCCCCGATTAAAGGTAAAGTGGGACTCCTGTCCGGTGGCGGCAGCGGTCATGAGCCCATGCATAGCGGCTATATCGGTTTAGGTATGCTAGATGGCGCATGTCCTGGAGAAATGTTTACCTCGCCAACACCCGACCAGATGATGGAATGCGCAATGGCTATTGATAGCGGGGAAGGCGTATTGATGATCATTAAAAACTATACTGGAGATGTGCTGAACTTTGAAACCGCTGCCGAGCTATTACACGATGCAGGAACGAAAATTGCCACAGTACTAGTCGATGATGATGTCGCTGTAAAAGATAGTTTATATACGGCAGGACGTAGAGGAGTGGCAAATACCGTTTTAATGGAAAAAATACTTGGTGCCGCGGCAAGCAAAGGCTATACACTCGATCAATTGGTAGAGTTGGGTCATAGAATCAATAATAACGGCTATAGTTTAGGTGTTGCCTTACAGGCATGTACAGTTCCTGCTGCCGGCAAACCTTCTTTTGCACTCCCTGATAATGAAATGGAATTTGGTGTTGGTATCCATGGAGAGCCAGGGATTGAGAGAAGAAGCTTTACGAATTTGAATGAGACTATCGATCAAATGTTTGAAACCCTGATCGAAAATGGTCACTATGAACGCATCATTCGTCAGTGGGATCGTGAAAACGGCAGCTGGCAAGAACACAAACACATCAAACAGCCTTTGCAAAAAGGTGATCGAGTCATTGCTCTCGTCAATAACCTTGGAGCAACACCATTATCAGAACTTTATGCCGCCTATCACCGTTTACAGACCTGCTGTGACAGCTTTGGTTTAACCATCGAACGCAGCCTTGTAGGCGCCTATTGTACCGCACTTGATATGCAAGGGATCTCAATCACACTACTCAAAGTAGACGACGAAGCTTTAATGTTATGGGATGAACCTGTCAATACCCCAGCTTTACGTTGGAAATGCTGA
- the dhaL gene encoding dihydroxyacetone kinase subunit DhaL produces MSLTQQQIYHWLIQCSQTFAHEQNNLTELDTAIGDGDHGLNMNRGFQKVAEKLPSVQDKDIATLLKTTGMTLLSSVGGASGPLFGTFFIKASQSVVGKESLNVADLSELIKAGTAGIVSRGKAEPNDKTMCDVWWPVCESLEKSVSLPLNTAIDAAVEAAKQGVASTIPMQARKGRASYLGERSIGHADPGGMSVLLMLDTLKKSI; encoded by the coding sequence ATGAGTTTAACACAACAGCAGATCTATCATTGGTTAATTCAGTGCTCACAGACCTTTGCCCATGAGCAAAATAATCTTACTGAGCTTGATACCGCGATTGGTGATGGCGACCATGGCCTCAATATGAATCGAGGCTTTCAAAAAGTGGCAGAGAAGCTTCCCTCGGTTCAAGACAAGGATATCGCAACACTCCTCAAAACAACGGGAATGACACTATTATCCAGCGTTGGGGGAGCTAGCGGTCCACTATTCGGCACATTTTTTATTAAAGCATCACAAAGTGTAGTAGGTAAAGAAAGCTTAAATGTGGCGGATTTATCTGAACTCATCAAAGCAGGAACCGCAGGCATTGTTTCTCGTGGTAAAGCTGAGCCTAATGACAAAACGATGTGTGACGTTTGGTGGCCAGTTTGTGAATCGCTAGAAAAATCAGTATCACTCCCCTTAAACACAGCCATAGATGCCGCTGTCGAGGCTGCAAAACAAGGAGTTGCATCGACAATACCAATGCAGGCACGTAAAGGGCGAGCGAGCTATTTAGGCGAGCGAAGCATAGGGCATGCTGATCCGGGTGGTATGTCAGTATTACTCATGTTAGACACTCTCAAAAAATCAATTTGA
- a CDS encoding GNAT family N-acetyltransferase — protein sequence MFDTSITFKLRKLTLEDKEFFFQLYTNLDVLRFVSNPKTEKDILAAFESRLPEWNLSSEHWLCLVIEDTQTYQAMGLIGICLSLEQQQYVGEIGYLIDPTFAGKGIATQALKMLLASPEYAQIRSFIAIVTEGNVASEKVLLKNGFFKQKVITENYEINGVIYDDICYALNR from the coding sequence ATGTTCGATACGAGTATTACTTTCAAACTTAGAAAACTGACCCTAGAAGATAAAGAGTTCTTTTTCCAACTCTATACTAACCTTGATGTTCTACGTTTTGTTTCTAATCCAAAAACCGAAAAAGACATTCTGGCCGCTTTTGAAAGCCGTTTACCTGAATGGAACTTATCTTCAGAGCATTGGTTATGCTTGGTTATTGAAGATACTCAGACCTATCAAGCAATGGGGTTGATCGGTATTTGCTTGTCATTAGAACAGCAGCAATATGTTGGTGAAATTGGCTATTTGATTGATCCTACTTTTGCGGGGAAAGGAATCGCTACACAAGCACTGAAAATGCTGTTGGCATCACCAGAATATGCACAGATCCGTTCATTTATAGCGATAGTGACTGAAGGAAACGTGGCTTCAGAAAAAGTGTTGCTGAAGAATGGTTTTTTCAAACAGAAAGTCATTACAGAAAATTATGAAATTAATGGAGTTATTTATGATGATATCTGTTATGCATTAAATCGATAA
- the glpC gene encoding anaerobic glycerol-3-phosphate dehydrogenase subunit GlpC, giving the protein MSIQDASFESCIKCTVCTTYCPVAKVNPLYPGPKQAGPDGERLRLKDPMLYDEALKYCTNCKRCEVACPSDVKIGDIIARARNTYSQQKPKLRDAILSHTDLMGSLSTPFAPVVNTITGLKPVRQILDKALKIDHRRELPKYSFGTFRRWYAKQAAEQQKFPEQVAFFHGCYVNYNHPQLGKDLINVFNAMGIGVQLLKREKCCGVALIANGFMKQAKRQANVNLESLQETILENHIPVVATSSTCTFTLRDEYTHVLDVDTSQMRDNIELATRYIYRLLEQGRELKLKQTPLKVAYHTPCHMEKMGWTSYTLELIKRVPGVELIVLDSQCCGIAGTYGFKKENYEVSQGIGAGLFRQIEESGADMVITDCETCKWQIEMSTSKKCEHPISLLAKAL; this is encoded by the coding sequence ATGAGTATTCAGGATGCGAGTTTTGAAAGTTGTATTAAATGTACTGTTTGCACAACCTATTGTCCTGTTGCTAAGGTTAATCCTCTGTATCCCGGTCCAAAACAGGCAGGTCCAGATGGAGAGCGTTTACGCTTAAAAGACCCCATGCTGTATGATGAGGCATTAAAATACTGCACGAACTGTAAGCGTTGTGAAGTTGCATGCCCATCCGATGTTAAAATCGGTGATATTATTGCGCGTGCGCGTAACACTTACAGCCAGCAAAAACCAAAATTGCGTGATGCTATTCTCAGCCATACCGATTTAATGGGCTCTTTATCGACACCTTTTGCACCGGTAGTCAATACCATTACAGGTTTGAAGCCTGTTCGCCAAATTCTAGATAAAGCGTTAAAAATCGATCATCGCCGTGAATTACCAAAATATTCGTTCGGTACATTCCGTCGTTGGTATGCAAAACAAGCGGCTGAACAACAGAAATTCCCAGAGCAGGTCGCCTTTTTTCATGGTTGTTATGTCAACTATAACCATCCACAGTTAGGTAAAGATTTAATCAACGTGTTTAATGCCATGGGAATTGGGGTTCAATTACTCAAACGTGAAAAATGCTGTGGTGTGGCGTTAATTGCCAATGGGTTTATGAAACAAGCTAAGCGTCAAGCGAACGTTAACTTAGAGTCATTACAAGAAACGATCCTTGAGAATCATATCCCTGTTGTTGCAACGTCATCGACTTGCACTTTCACACTTCGTGATGAATATACACATGTTTTAGATGTCGATACCTCTCAAATGCGCGATAACATTGAGCTAGCTACTCGTTATATTTATCGCTTATTGGAGCAAGGACGTGAATTGAAGCTTAAACAGACACCATTAAAAGTGGCGTATCACACACCTTGTCACATGGAAAAAATGGGGTGGACATCTTATACATTGGAATTGATTAAACGTGTCCCCGGTGTTGAATTAATTGTGCTTGATTCACAATGCTGTGGTATCGCAGGCACATATGGCTTTAAAAAAGAAAATTATGAGGTTTCTCAAGGGATTGGTGCGGGACTATTCCGTCAAATTGAAGAAAGTGGGGCGGATATGGTGATCACGGATTGTGAAACCTGTAAGTGGCAGATAGAGATGTCAACCAGTAAAAAATGTGAGCACCCGATTAGTTTATTAGCCAAAGCATTATAG
- the glpB gene encoding glycerol-3-phosphate dehydrogenase subunit GlpB: MKYDAVVMGGGLAGLMCGIRLTQSGLSCAIVSAGQNALHFSSGSLDLLTHLPDGQVVEKPLDALDKLSEQSPEHPYSRLGKLSVIKLTHLAEALLQQSGMKLRGSSDENHYRITPLGHKRLTWLSPESVPTAALHSKMNMGNIAVVGIEGFLDFQPQMVSDELQREGFNASPYYVHLPLLDRLRENPSEFRAINVARWLDRPENMAEIVAEIKPLITDAETIFMPACIGLDTEQPLLELQKQLGKPIYLLPTLPPSLLGIRLHETLLRQFRRQGGIVMPGDKVTSVNCIGSRIESVTTRNHGDISLKASQFVLATGSFFNNGLVAEFDRVYEPLMHLDLCHIPERAQWTNKAFFASQPYMTFGVQTDEQLRAKKDGQTIENLYVAGAVLGGFDPLTEGCGAGVSLISGLHAAGEIMRYFERQRAMQAEVAQ, encoded by the coding sequence ATGAAATATGATGCAGTCGTAATGGGCGGAGGCCTTGCTGGCTTGATGTGTGGTATCCGTTTAACACAATCGGGTTTATCTTGCGCCATCGTCAGTGCAGGACAAAATGCATTACATTTTTCTTCAGGCTCTTTGGATTTATTAACCCACCTTCCAGATGGACAAGTTGTCGAAAAGCCGTTGGATGCGCTAGATAAACTCAGTGAACAGTCACCAGAGCACCCATATAGCCGCCTTGGTAAATTGTCTGTGATTAAGCTAACGCATCTTGCTGAAGCATTATTGCAGCAAAGTGGCATGAAGCTACGAGGATCCAGTGATGAAAATCATTATCGTATAACACCATTAGGGCATAAGCGCCTCACTTGGTTAAGCCCTGAATCTGTTCCGACAGCGGCGCTGCATAGCAAAATGAATATGGGTAACATCGCAGTGGTCGGTATAGAGGGTTTTTTAGATTTTCAACCTCAGATGGTCTCGGATGAATTACAACGGGAAGGTTTCAATGCGAGCCCTTACTATGTGCATTTGCCATTGCTTGATAGGCTCAGAGAAAACCCCAGCGAATTTAGGGCGATCAACGTGGCGCGTTGGTTAGATAGGCCTGAAAATATGGCAGAGATAGTAGCCGAAATTAAGCCATTAATTACCGATGCAGAGACTATTTTTATGCCTGCTTGTATAGGGTTAGACACCGAGCAGCCCTTATTGGAGCTACAAAAACAGCTAGGCAAGCCGATCTATTTATTACCTACATTACCTCCGTCATTACTTGGTATTCGATTACATGAAACGCTATTACGTCAGTTTCGCCGCCAAGGTGGGATCGTGATGCCTGGAGATAAAGTGACGTCAGTGAATTGTATTGGATCACGAATTGAATCAGTAACGACACGTAATCATGGCGATATTTCACTGAAAGCCTCACAATTTGTGTTAGCGACAGGGAGCTTTTTTAATAACGGGCTTGTTGCTGAGTTTGATCGCGTCTATGAGCCATTAATGCATCTTGATTTGTGTCATATACCTGAACGTGCTCAATGGACCAATAAAGCGTTTTTTGCTTCGCAGCCTTATATGACATTTGGTGTTCAGACAGATGAACAATTACGAGCGAAAAAAGATGGCCAAACGATCGAAAACTTGTATGTCGCTGGTGCAGTCTTAGGTGGTTTTGACCCATTAACAGAAGGTTGTGGAGCAGGGGTTTCACTCATTAGTGGGTTACATGCTGCGGGTGAAATTATGCGTTATTTTGAAAGACAAAGAGCCATGCAGGCGGAGGTGGCGCAATGA